The sequence GGCCATCGAAACCCTGAAAATTGGCACTGTGGTCTGGGCTGGCTATGGGCCTTTCTATGTCGCTGACAAACTCGACCTATACAAAGACCTGGGGCTCAAGGTCGAACTGCAATTCTTCAACGATCCCGCACTGATTCCTTCGGCAATGGCTGGCCGAGCCCTGGACGGGGGCATGCTGACCTATGATCAGGTCGTGGGCTCGGTCGCCAAGGGTCTCAAACACCGTGTCGTCATGCCCATCGACTTCTCCAATGGTGGCGATGCCATCGTAGCCGACAAATCGATCACCTCGATTGCCGACTTCAAAGGCAAGACGATTGGCTACAACCCACTGTCACCCTCCGACTTTCTGCTGGCCTACGCACTGCAAACCCATGACTTGAGCGAGGCCGATATTCGCCCAATCAATATGACCCCTGAAGGTATTCCCTCTGCTATGGCATCCGGCAGCCTGCCAGTTGGCGTGACCTATGAGCCCAACGTATCGCAGATTCTCAACATGGGCTCAGGTGAACGCTTTCATGTGATCTATTCCTCCAAGGACGCTCCAGGTCTGATCACCGATGTGCTGGTTTTCGACGAGCGGGTGATCAATCAACGCGGCAAGGCCATTAGCGCCATGATCCAGGGCTACCAGGCTGGCCTCGACTACATGCAGGCCAATCCCGAAGAGTCAGCAGCCATCATCGGTGAGGTGCTGGGTGTCAGTGCCGCCGAAGCCATTGAACAGATGGAAGGAGTCTACAACATCCCTCTGACCGAGATGGCCGCAAACTTTGAGCCGTCCGACTCAACCCTGTCGTTCTACGGGAGCGGCGCTGTGATTGCCGAACTGCTGCTGAATAACCGGCAGATCCCAGCTATTCCCGACTTTTCCGCCACCTACGACGCCAGTTTCGTCAAGGCACTGACCGAGTAACACTCGCCCGGGCGGCCGTGGTCGCCCAGGCTCAAACAAGGTGATAACTCCATGTCCAAGAGCAAACCCTTATTCCGTTACGCTGACGGCCTGCTGCCGAACAGTCTGGCAATGGCCTATGGTCTGGGCGGCTATATCCTGGGTCTCGCCCTGTTACTCCAGCCAAGCTGGTGGCTGAAGCTGCCCGGCATGCTGCTGCTGGCCCATGCCATGATCATTGGCGCCTATCTGATTCATGAGTTTGCACATGGCACCATCTTCAGCAAGCCCGTTCACAATAGCCGGGCCGGCGAGCTGTTCAGTTGGCTGACCGGCGGCTGCTACGCCGATTTTCAGGATCTGCGGCGCAAGCACATGCGCCATCACGTTGATCGCGCCGATGTCATCACCTTCGACAGCAAGGTGTTCATCAACGCTCTGCCGGGCTGGGTACGCAAGCTGATTCTGGCGCTGGAATGGGCCTACGTACCTGCGGTCGAGCTGATCATGCATTTTTATGTGGTACTGATGCCATTTATCAGCCAGAGCGAAAAACACCGGGCCCGGCGTGGCAAAGTATTGGCCATCATATTGACCCGCAGTGTGCTGTTCGCCCTGCTCGGCTGGCTGTCCCCCAGCGCCCTGGTACTCTACTGCGCGGCCTGGCTGATCATGATCACAGTATTGCGCTTTGCCGATGCCTACCAGCATACCTATGACGCTGTCGCGGTACTGGAAGATGATGGCAAGATCCCGGCCGACAAGCTGCGTGACCGGACCTACGAGCAGCTCAACACCTTCAGCAATGTGGTGTCACTGCGCTGGCCGGCACTCAACCTGCTGCTGCTCAACTTCTCTTTCCATAACGCCCACCATGAAAAACCTGTAGCGCCCTGGTATCGCCTGCCCAAACTGCATCAGGAACTGTACGGCGATGGCTACCGCCAAGTCGTACCTATGGCTGAACTGCTCAGCAGTTTTCACCGTCATCGCCTGCGTCGGGTAGTCAATGATGACTACGGTGAGTTCGTTGATGGGCCCAGGCGTGCCGAAAACTTCTACGGTGCTGTGGGCGTGTCCTTTCTGACGGCGGTTTAACCATGCAGACACTGGATTATCAGGGTCGGACGGTACTGATCAGCGGTGCGGCCAGTGGTATTGGCCTGGGCCTGGCGCAAGCCTTTGCGGCCCAAGGAGCAAAGCTGGAGCTGATCGACCGCAATGTCCAGGCGCTGGCGGGTACGCTCGAACAACTGTCGGCGCTCACTCAGGTTCGCGGCCACGCAGTGGATCTGAACGACGACCTTGCAGTCAGCGATTACGCCACACAACTGCGCCAGCGCCTGAGTCGGATCGATGTGCTGATCAACAATGCCGGCATTGAACTGCCAACTCCGGTTCAGGATCCTGCACCGGACGCCAACCAACGCTGGCAGCTGCAGCTCGACAATAACGTGGTATCGATGCTGCGCCTGACCCGTGCAGTGCTGCCACTGCTTGGTGAAGGCAGCAGCGTAATCAACCAGTCCTCGATCTGGGGCCTAAGCGCAGTGGCCGGATTTTCCGCCTACGTCGCCAGCAAGCATGCGGTGATCGGCTTGACCCGTTCACTAGCCTGGGAACTGGGAGGGCAGGGCATACGGGTCAACGCGGTTTGCCCCGGCTGGGTCGGTACCGAGGCAGCCTTTGCCTCGCTGCGCAGCATGGCCCGGAAAAGCGGACGCTCCGAGGCCGAAGAGCTGAAGCACATTCTGGCAGCACAGGCCATTCCTCATCTGCTGACACCGGCGGACCTGGCTGGCACCTTTCTGTTTCTTGGCGCCCCGGTATCGGCTGCCATTACCGGGCAGGCCATTGTGGTCAGCCGTGGGGAGGTCATGCACTGATGCTGACAGTCGATTTAACCGGCCAGCGCATCCTGGTCACCGGCGCAGCGACCGGCATTGGCCGGGCCTGTGCGTTGATGCTGACCAGGCAAGGAGCGGAGGTCTGGATCAATCATCTTGACCAGGCCGATGCCAGTGCCGCACTGGTCAGCCAAATTCATGCAACGGGCGGCCTGGCCACGGCAATTGAGGCCGATATCAGCCACCCCGATGCGGTCGAGGAAATGTTTGCCCGCATCACCAGCGCCGGCACATTGCACGGCCTGGTCAACAACGCCGGGATCATTCAGGAACAGAGCTTTCTGGAGACCAGCGAGGACGACTGGCGGCGGATCATGGCGATCGATCTGGACGGAGTGTACCGGTGTTGCCGCCAGGCACTGGCAGGCATGACCACTACCGGCACTGGCAGCATCGTCAATATTGCCTCAGAGCTGGGCCAACTGGGCCGGGAAAACTACGTGGCCTATTGCACGGCCAAAGCAGGCGTGATCGGCCTGACCAAATCACTGGCCCGCGAATTCGCGCCGCAGATTCGCATTAACGCGGTCGCCCCCGGACCGGTGGAAACCGCGATGATTTCGCTGGAACACATGAGCCAAGAGTGGATTGCCAGGGAACTGGCGATCCCGGCCGCACGGCTCGGTCGACCAGAGGAAATTGCAGCCGCCGTCTGCTTTTTACTTTCACCCGCCGCGAGTTTTTTTACCGGCCAGGTTTTAGGCGCCAACGGCGGTGCCTGGATGGGTGGCTGATGTTCCGTCCCGAGCTGCTCCTAACACTCGGCACCTTGTACGGAGTAACCCACCTGTCTGGGAGCATCGCTGATTGGCCTGGCCGTAATGGCCGACTGGCCGGAATGCAAACCACTTGAGGGTACAGAGGAGCAATGTGATGACAAGCGTCTACATGGATCAGATTAGCTGGGTAGAGTACCAGCAGCGTGTAGAGCAGGGCGCGGTGGTGCTTCTGCCCTGCGGCGCCACCGAACAGCACGGTCCGCATCTGCCGCTGGGTACCGATGCCCTGCTGTCAACCGCACTGAGCGCTGATGTAGCCGCTCAGATCGGCGGAATTGTCGCTCCGGCACTGGCCTACGGCTACAAGTCGCAGCCCAAGTGCGGCGGCGGCCAACACTTCTGCGGCACCACCAGTCTTGATGGCGCAACCCTGATCGCGCTGGTGCAGGATGCGGTGCGCGAATTCGCCCGTCATGGTGTCAAGCGACTGGTGCTGGTGCTCGGACACTACGAAAACACCTGGTTCGTCACCGAGGGCATCCAGCTGGCGTTGCGCGAGCTGGGCCCGGCCTGTGACCTTGAGGTGATGCGCCTTGAGCACTGGGACTTCTGCCGCGAAGAGACCCTGGATGACATCTTTCCCGACGGCTTCCCCGGCTTTGCGCTGGAACACGCGGCAGTGATCGAGACCTCGTTGATGCTGCACTACCTGCCCCATCTGGTCAGCCTTGAGCAGATCCCGAACGACCCGCCAGCGGACTTTCCACCCTACGATATGTACCCGACCCGCACCGAGTGGGTGCCGCCATCCGGGGTGCTTTCCTCGGCGCGGGGCTCGACCGCCGAGAAGGGCGCGCGCATGGCTGATGACATCGTCACCGGCATCACCGCTGCCGTGCGTCGTGAATTCAAGCTGGAGGCCTGAGATGCTGACGCTGCAGCCATCCCGAACCGCGCTGCTGCTGATCGACATGCAGCGTGATTTCTGTGCCCCCGGTGGCTATGCCGATCAGGCCGGGCTGGATATTCAGTGCCTACGCGCGCCGATCCCGACCCAGCAGCGGCTGCTGGCGGCGGCGCGGGCAGCAGGGATGTTGGTGGTACACACCCGTGAAGGGCACCGCAGTGACCTGTCCGACCTGCCTGACTGGAAGCGTGTGCGCGCTGAACGCAGCGGAGCACCGATTGGCGCGCCGGGCCCTTTGGGTCGGCTGCTGGTACGCGGAGAGTACGGCCATGACCTGATCGACGAGCTGCAGCCGCAGGTCGGTGAGCCGGTGATCGACAAGCCCGGCTACTGCGCCTTCGCTGCCACCGACCTGGAGCTGATTCTGCGCACCCGCGGTATCGACAGCCTGATCATCACCGGCGTGACCACCGAGGTCTGCGTCAGCTCAACCCTACGCAGCGCCATCGACCGCGGCTTCAATTGCCTGACCGTTAGCGACGCCTGCGCGTCCGCGCATCCGGAGCTGCACACCGCGGCACTGGCGATGATCAGCGTCGAGGGTGGCATCTTCGGCGAGGTCTGTGACAGTGCCGCGCTGCTCAGCGCGCTGCGGGAGGCTGCATGACCCAGGTGCAGAAACTCTGGCCGCTGCTGACCGCGACCCACCACTACGACAAGTCGATCTCGACCCGCGGTCGCGGCCACGGCGTACAGATCGAGGCGCCGATTCTGGCCTTCCTGATCGAAACGAAGCAGGGGCGGGTGCTGTTCGACGTCGGCTGCGACTACAACAAGCTCAGCGATCCGGCGCTGCGTGCTCGCTGGTATGACCCGGAGGCGTTCCCGATGGGGCCGCCGCAAATGAGCGAAGAGCAGCGGCTCGAAGCGCATCTGGCCAAGCTCGGGCTGACCTGCAAGGACATCGACATGGTGTTTCTCAGCCACCTGCACTTTGATCACGCCGGTGGCCTGTGCGACGTTTGTGGCGCCGAAGTGCACGTGCACGAAGACGAACTGCACGCTGCCCGCGAACCAGCCGACGACGCCTACTTCGCCGATGATTTTGCCGGCAATGTACGCTGGCGTCTGCAGCAGGACGAGTACGATCTGTTGCCTGGGCTGCGGGCGATCAACACGCCGGGTCACACCGCCGGGCACATGTCATTGATGATCGAACTGCCGACCGGCGCGCCGGTGATTCTCACCGGTGATGCCGCCGACCTGAGCGAAAACCTCGACGACGAGATCGCTCCCGGTCTGTGCTGGCGCGACCGCGAGGACATGGCGCTGGACAGCATTCGCAAGCTCAAGCGCATTGCCGGTGAGACCGGCGCCGAACTCTGGCCAAACCACGATATGGCGTTCTGGCGCACCCTCAAACGTTTCCCGGAGTACCACGCATGAAAGCGGTTCCCGAGGCCTATCACGGCGTCTGGCAGCGCACCTTGCTGCGCCTGTCGGACGGCACGGAAGACACCACCACCCGCGTGTTCTGGCTGCAGAGCGCGCATCTGCACGCGGATCTGCGCATACCCGATCCGATGCCAAAGCTGCCGCTTGAGCGCGTCGCTCAGGCGGGTTTTGCCGGGCTGACCGAAGCGAGTCTCGGCCGTTGCCAGTGGCATAGGATCATCGACTTTCACCCCGACAGCGGCAGCGATATCGGCAACATGCAGTTCGTCAGCAGTGAAGTGGTGCATGAGACCGCGCTGGACGACAGCTATCTGGAAATCTGGCAGCGGCTGCCGGACTCGCGCGGCGCTTTGGCCGAACTCTGGCTGCAGAGCTCTGACGGCTCGGGGCGGCAGGCCTGCCTGCTGCGCGCCGGTGACTACTTCATGTTCGCCGCTGATCGCCCACAGCGCCTCGGCCGTGGTCGCTCGCTGCTGGAATACCTGCAGTTCGACTGCGCCCGCAACGCCGAACACCTGCTTGGCTGCGAGCTGACCTTTGGTCGCATCAAGGGTGGTGAGCGCCCCTGGCAAATTCTCTGCAGTACCCTACCGGCCGCGACCGGCGGCCTGTTTTCCGTAGCGGCTGACCCCGAGCGCTGGGATGCGTTGCCGGTCGCCTGGCTCGGCACTCATCCCCCTGAAAACGGCTGGCAGCCAGCCCCCGTGCCCCGCCTGCAGGATCTGACTAAGGAGACACTGGTATGAATGCACCAGCCCCTACACCTGAAACCCGCACGGCTGCGGCCAAGCGCAAAACCCGTTCGCGCTGGTGGGTCGTACGCGGCAGCCTGCCGCCACGGACCGGTGCATTACTGAGCGCCCTTGGCCTGGCCGCTCCCTTTTTCATCTGGTGGCTTTACACTGCGCTGGGCCTGAACGACCCACTGTTCATGCCCAGTCCTGATGCCGTGCTGGAACGGGTGATCAACTGGTGGCAGCAAGACGGTCTCTGGAATGACATCTGGATCAGTGTCTATCGGGTTATGGCTGGGTTTCTCATCTCGGCCATCATCGCGCTGCCATTGGGTCTGTATCTGGGTACCTACAAACCAGTGCAGGCAACCCTGGAGCCCTTGATCGACTTTATCCGCTACATGCCGGCGGTGGCATTCATCCCGCTGGTCATGCTCTGGGTCGGGATTGGCGAGGGCTCGAAGATTCTGATCATTTTCATCGGCACCTTCTTCCAGATGGTGCTGATGGCCGCCGAAGACATTCGCCGGGTACCAATGGCGCAGATCGAGGCCGCGCAAACGATGGGAGCCACCCGCAGCGAAATCATTCGTCTGGTGATACTGCCATCGGCTCGCCCGGCACTGCTCGATACCCTGCGCATCACCTGCGGCTGGGCCTGGACCTATCTGGTAGTGGCCGAACTGGTGGCCTCCAATTCAGGACTGGGGTACGCCATTCTGCGCGCCCAGCGCTACATGCATACCGACAAAATTTTCGCCGGCATCCTGCTGATTGGTCTGATTGGTCTGTTGACCGACCAGGCGTTCCGCTGGCTGGGTCGCCGCGCATTCCACTGGCAGACGAGGTAAGCTCATGAACCAGTCCTGTATCAGCATTCGTGATCTGGGCAAACAGTTTGAAGCCCGCAACCAGACCATCGAAGCGCTGCGCAACGTCAATCTTGAAGTGCAGCCCAACGAATTCATCACCTTTGTCGGCGCTTCCGGCTGCGGCAAATCCACCTTACTGCGTATCATGGCCGGGCTGGAAACCCACAGTACAGGCGACATCCTGCTGCGGGGCGAGCCCATCGACGGCCCCGGCGTGGACCGCGCCATGGTGTTCCAGCATTACAGTCTCTACCCCTGGCTGACGGTAACCGGGAATATCAAGTTCTGCCGCCAGCTCAAAGTGATTGCCGACACCGTGCACAGTCAGTCCGATGTTGAAGTCGCCAGCGGCCGGGCAGACGCATTGCTGAGCCTGATGGGCCTGCAGAACTTTGCAGGCGCCTATCCCAGCCAACTGTCCGGCGGCATGCAGCAACGGGTGGCGATTGCTCGCGCGCTGATGCCGCGACCGGATTTTCTGCTGATGGACGAGCCGTTCGGCGCGCTGGACGCGCAGACCCGCGAAGTGATGCACGACCTGATTCTGCACGTACACCGGCTGGAAAAAAGCACCATCCTGTTCGTCACCCATGATGTGGAGGAGGCGATCTACCTTGGCACCCGGATTGTGCTGATGGCACCCCAGCCTGGCCGGATCGACAGCATCTACGAGGTGCCGTTGCCAAAGGTGCGGCATCAGGACATGAAGCTAGAGCTGGAATTCATCGCCCTCAAACGCGAAATCCTGAACCGCATCCGGGAGACCTCCGGGGTACAAACCGACCTTGAGCAACTGGCACGCCTGAGCGAGGGAGCTCCGCTATAGCCCTGTATTGGGGACAAGCCCTGCAAACCGAAAATTTTTCACCAAGCTACTAGCCAAATCCCTCTGTTGCGCTATATATAGCGTGTTTTCCCCGGGAGGCATTTGGGATGAGTGACGACGATATTGAAGACGATGACATCGACGGCGTAGACGACAGCGATGTCGATGATCTGCCCGAAACCGATGATGACGAGCCGGCAGCCAGCTCCAGCAGCAAGGGCCGCAAGAAAGCAGCCGAAGAAGACGAGCTTGAAGGTGTCTCTCTGGAGGCCAAGGCCCGTGAGCGTGAGATGCTGGCTCGCCAGATCGAAGAGTTCATGGCCCGTGGCGGCAAGGTTCAGGAGATTGGCGACAACGTAGTCTCCGATCCGCCGAAAAAGCCTGACAGCAAGTACGGTAGTCGACCGATCTGAAACGGTGAATCTGGCGATTGCAAGGGCTCAACACCGTAGCCCTTGCAGTGCCAGCCCAGCAATTCCCTAGCTGGGTTTATAGCGTTCAATCCACCCGGCAATTTCCCCCAGACAGCGCACTTCACCATCCGGCCTTGGCAGATCTGGCCAGTCGCTCCCCAGGCGGTTGAACCACAGGCTATGCATGCCCACCCCCTGAGCACCGAAGATATCGTCTTGCGGGTGGTCGCCAACGTGCAACGCCCGACCCGGCTCGACCCCAACCCGTTGCAGCGCGGCCAGGAAGGGCTCGGGCTGAGGTTTGCTGATGCCTACCTCGTCGGCCGAGACAATCGCCTGGAAGTATTTCGCCAGCCCAAGCCGGCGCACATCGGCATTGCCATTGGAAATGGTCGCCAGCGCATAACGACTGGCCAGATCAGCCAACAGCGCCTCGGCATGGGGAAATAGCTCGACCGCATGGCGGGCATCGAGAAACACCTGAAAACCGGCCAGGGCCAACTCCTGCGCCTCTTCGACCGGATAGCCGGCCTTGCGCAGACCATGCTCGAGTACTGCAACGCGCAGCGCCGTCACTCTGTGGCGCAGCTCTGGATCACGCTCCAGCACCTCACGACGCAAGGCCTTGCGGGCCTCGGCGTCCAGCCGTTGAGCGAACAGCGGGGCCTGCCGTGCCAGCCAGACCAGCAGGGTCTGCTCGGCGGCCGCAACCACGCTTTCGGTTTCCCACAGGGTGTTGTCCAGATCGAAGGTCACCAGTTGCAGCATGATCAGTGGTTATCCGTACTCTTGCGCTTGGCCCGTGGATGGGCCTGATCGTAGACCTGGGCCAGATGCTGAAAGTCCAGGTGCGTGTAGACCTGGGTGGTGCTGATGTCGGCATGGCCGAGCAGCTCCTGCACCGCCCGCAGGTCGCTGGAAGATTCCAGCATATGGCTGGCGAAGGAGTGACGCAACATGTGTGGATGCAGGTGCTGACCGAGCTGATTGACGCCCCAGCGGCGAACCCGCAACTGAATCGCCCGCGGTGTCAGACCGCTACCCCGCTGGCTGACGAACAGCGGCTGGCTGTCGCCAGCCAGGCTCGGCCGGGACTTAAGCCACTGCTGCAGCGCTTCGCGGGCCAGCCGGCCAACCGGCAAGATCCGGGTTTTACCGCCCTTGCCCAGAACCCGAACCTCGCCTGCGGCCAGATCCAGATCACTCAGCTGCAGACCCGCCAGTTCCGACAGCCGCAGGCCGGAGGAATAGAACAGCTCGAGCATGGCCAGATCGCGGCAGGCCAGCCAGTCGTCCTCACTCGGGCCGTCCAGCAGCCGTGCGGTCAGATCGGCATCCAGAGTCTTTGGCAGCTTGCGCGGGCTCTTGGGCGCGCGCAGATCAACGGCCGGGTTATGCCGGCACAGCCGCTCACGCAGCAGGTAGCGGTAGAAACTGCGCACCGCACTGAGCAGGCGCTGCAAACTGCGACCCGACAAGCCGGCCTGATGCTGGCGGGCCACGAACAGCCGTAGTTGCTGCTCGTGCAGCGCGGACCAGTGCTGCAGACCCTGCTCGGTGGCAAAGCGCGCCAGACCCTCAAGATCATGCCGATAGGCGCTCAGAGTCCGGGGTGACAATTGCCGTTCATGGGCCAAATGGCCGAGAAAGCCTTCCAGAGCCGCCTGCAGCGCCGGGCTGATCATGACACCTGGGGTTCGTCGGCCAGCGGCCGCTGGCGCACCAGCACCCGAGCCAGAGCGTCAGCGACATAGCCCAGAAACAGCGTGCCGGTCGCGCTTTTGTAGTGGTGGGCATCCGGGCTGCCGAGCGCCAGCACGCCGTGCAGCCCCTGGTGCTGAATCGGTGACAGGGCCGTGGAGGCAACCAGGGTGCCAGCCTCGCCGAACAGGAATTCCAGCTCATCGGGGCGCAGCACCCCACTCAGGGTCTTGCCACTGTCGAGCAGATGACCGATGGCGGCCCGCGCCTGGGCGTGGCTGACGCAGCGGGCGTTGGCGTAACGCGCCGATTCGCTGAACAGGATCAGGCTCACATACGGAACCTGGAAGTCGCCACGCAGGCTGTCCTCGACCCCGGCGATCACCTGCTCCAGGCTCTGGGCATCGAGCAGGCCAAGCACCAGACGCCGGCTCTTCTCGAACAAGCGGTCGTTTTC is a genomic window of Halopseudomonas phragmitis containing:
- a CDS encoding DUF484 family protein, coding for MSDKPKSSQTELDPAQVAEFLKRHPAFFAEYDDLLPELIIPHQSGQAVSLVERQVKLLRERNIEMRHRLNQLMDVARENDRLFEKSRRLVLGLLDAQSLEQVIAGVEDSLRGDFQVPYVSLILFSESARYANARCVSHAQARAAIGHLLDSGKTLSGVLRPDELEFLFGEAGTLVASTALSPIQHQGLHGVLALGSPDAHHYKSATGTLFLGYVADALARVLVRQRPLADEPQVS
- a CDS encoding ABC transporter ATP-binding protein — translated: MNQSCISIRDLGKQFEARNQTIEALRNVNLEVQPNEFITFVGASGCGKSTLLRIMAGLETHSTGDILLRGEPIDGPGVDRAMVFQHYSLYPWLTVTGNIKFCRQLKVIADTVHSQSDVEVASGRADALLSLMGLQNFAGAYPSQLSGGMQQRVAIARALMPRPDFLLMDEPFGALDAQTREVMHDLILHVHRLEKSTILFVTHDVEEAIYLGTRIVLMAPQPGRIDSIYEVPLPKVRHQDMKLELEFIALKREILNRIRETSGVQTDLEQLARLSEGAPL
- a CDS encoding ABC transporter substrate-binding protein, whose amino-acid sequence is MTAPMLGSLRKTLAGITLAATTTLMPLAAQAIETLKIGTVVWAGYGPFYVADKLDLYKDLGLKVELQFFNDPALIPSAMAGRALDGGMLTYDQVVGSVAKGLKHRVVMPIDFSNGGDAIVADKSITSIADFKGKTIGYNPLSPSDFLLAYALQTHDLSEADIRPINMTPEGIPSAMASGSLPVGVTYEPNVSQILNMGSGERFHVIYSSKDAPGLITDVLVFDERVINQRGKAISAMIQGYQAGLDYMQANPEESAAIIGEVLGVSAAEAIEQMEGVYNIPLTEMAANFEPSDSTLSFYGSGAVIAELLLNNRQIPAIPDFSATYDASFVKALTE
- a CDS encoding fatty acid desaturase family protein, whose translation is MSKSKPLFRYADGLLPNSLAMAYGLGGYILGLALLLQPSWWLKLPGMLLLAHAMIIGAYLIHEFAHGTIFSKPVHNSRAGELFSWLTGGCYADFQDLRRKHMRHHVDRADVITFDSKVFINALPGWVRKLILALEWAYVPAVELIMHFYVVLMPFISQSEKHRARRGKVLAIILTRSVLFALLGWLSPSALVLYCAAWLIMITVLRFADAYQHTYDAVAVLEDDGKIPADKLRDRTYEQLNTFSNVVSLRWPALNLLLLNFSFHNAHHEKPVAPWYRLPKLHQELYGDGYRQVVPMAELLSSFHRHRLRRVVNDDYGEFVDGPRRAENFYGAVGVSFLTAV
- a CDS encoding N-acyl homoserine lactonase family protein, whose product is MTQVQKLWPLLTATHHYDKSISTRGRGHGVQIEAPILAFLIETKQGRVLFDVGCDYNKLSDPALRARWYDPEAFPMGPPQMSEEQRLEAHLAKLGLTCKDIDMVFLSHLHFDHAGGLCDVCGAEVHVHEDELHAAREPADDAYFADDFAGNVRWRLQQDEYDLLPGLRAINTPGHTAGHMSLMIELPTGAPVILTGDAADLSENLDDEIAPGLCWRDREDMALDSIRKLKRIAGETGAELWPNHDMAFWRTLKRFPEYHA
- a CDS encoding creatininase, translated to MTSVYMDQISWVEYQQRVEQGAVVLLPCGATEQHGPHLPLGTDALLSTALSADVAAQIGGIVAPALAYGYKSQPKCGGGQHFCGTTSLDGATLIALVQDAVREFARHGVKRLVLVLGHYENTWFVTEGIQLALRELGPACDLEVMRLEHWDFCREETLDDIFPDGFPGFALEHAAVIETSLMLHYLPHLVSLEQIPNDPPADFPPYDMYPTRTEWVPPSGVLSSARGSTAEKGARMADDIVTGITAAVRREFKLEA
- a CDS encoding SDR family NAD(P)-dependent oxidoreductase, which translates into the protein MLTVDLTGQRILVTGAATGIGRACALMLTRQGAEVWINHLDQADASAALVSQIHATGGLATAIEADISHPDAVEEMFARITSAGTLHGLVNNAGIIQEQSFLETSEDDWRRIMAIDLDGVYRCCRQALAGMTTTGTGSIVNIASELGQLGRENYVAYCTAKAGVIGLTKSLAREFAPQIRINAVAPGPVETAMISLEHMSQEWIARELAIPAARLGRPEEIAAAVCFLLSPAASFFTGQVLGANGGAWMGG
- the xerC gene encoding tyrosine recombinase XerC → MQAALEGFLGHLAHERQLSPRTLSAYRHDLEGLARFATEQGLQHWSALHEQQLRLFVARQHQAGLSGRSLQRLLSAVRSFYRYLLRERLCRHNPAVDLRAPKSPRKLPKTLDADLTARLLDGPSEDDWLACRDLAMLELFYSSGLRLSELAGLQLSDLDLAAGEVRVLGKGGKTRILPVGRLAREALQQWLKSRPSLAGDSQPLFVSQRGSGLTPRAIQLRVRRWGVNQLGQHLHPHMLRHSFASHMLESSSDLRAVQELLGHADISTTQVYTHLDFQHLAQVYDQAHPRAKRKSTDNH
- a CDS encoding HAD family hydrolase: MLQLVTFDLDNTLWETESVVAAAEQTLLVWLARQAPLFAQRLDAEARKALRREVLERDPELRHRVTALRVAVLEHGLRKAGYPVEEAQELALAGFQVFLDARHAVELFPHAEALLADLASRYALATISNGNADVRRLGLAKYFQAIVSADEVGISKPQPEPFLAALQRVGVEPGRALHVGDHPQDDIFGAQGVGMHSLWFNRLGSDWPDLPRPDGEVRCLGEIAGWIERYKPS
- a CDS encoding ABC transporter permease, whose product is MNAPAPTPETRTAAAKRKTRSRWWVVRGSLPPRTGALLSALGLAAPFFIWWLYTALGLNDPLFMPSPDAVLERVINWWQQDGLWNDIWISVYRVMAGFLISAIIALPLGLYLGTYKPVQATLEPLIDFIRYMPAVAFIPLVMLWVGIGEGSKILIIFIGTFFQMVLMAAEDIRRVPMAQIEAAQTMGATRSEIIRLVILPSARPALLDTLRITCGWAWTYLVVAELVASNSGLGYAILRAQRYMHTDKIFAGILLIGLIGLLTDQAFRWLGRRAFHWQTR
- a CDS encoding cysteine hydrolase family protein yields the protein MLTLQPSRTALLLIDMQRDFCAPGGYADQAGLDIQCLRAPIPTQQRLLAAARAAGMLVVHTREGHRSDLSDLPDWKRVRAERSGAPIGAPGPLGRLLVRGEYGHDLIDELQPQVGEPVIDKPGYCAFAATDLELILRTRGIDSLIITGVTTEVCVSSTLRSAIDRGFNCLTVSDACASAHPELHTAALAMISVEGGIFGEVCDSAALLSALREAA
- a CDS encoding SDR family NAD(P)-dependent oxidoreductase — encoded protein: MQTLDYQGRTVLISGAASGIGLGLAQAFAAQGAKLELIDRNVQALAGTLEQLSALTQVRGHAVDLNDDLAVSDYATQLRQRLSRIDVLINNAGIELPTPVQDPAPDANQRWQLQLDNNVVSMLRLTRAVLPLLGEGSSVINQSSIWGLSAVAGFSAYVASKHAVIGLTRSLAWELGGQGIRVNAVCPGWVGTEAAFASLRSMARKSGRSEAEELKHILAAQAIPHLLTPADLAGTFLFLGAPVSAAITGQAIVVSRGEVMH